A genomic window from Nitrospirota bacterium includes:
- the rplX gene encoding 50S ribosomal protein L24 has translation MSLGIKKNDTVVVIAGKEKGKKGRVLTVFPRKERIIVEKLNIIKRHMRPTPKYKQGGIIEKEGTIHISNVMLICNKCDKPTRIGVRYLEDGEKVRVCKKCGENIDSK, from the coding sequence ATGAGTCTGGGAATTAAAAAGAATGATACAGTAGTTGTGATTGCCGGAAAAGAAAAAGGAAAAAAGGGAAGAGTCCTTACAGTCTTTCCCCGAAAAGAAAGGATAATTGTTGAAAAGTTAAATATTATCAAGAGACATATGAGACCAACCCCGAAGTATAAACAGGGTGGTATTATAGAAAAAGAAGGAACTATCCATATCTCAAATGTTATGCTAATTTGTAATAAATGTGATAAACCTACCCGCATAGGAGTGAGATACCTTGAGGATGGTGAAAAAGTAAGAGTCTGTAAAAAGTGTGGAGAGAATATAGATAGCAAGTGA
- the rplN gene encoding 50S ribosomal protein L14, producing the protein MVQLRSILDVADNSGAKKVQCIKVLGGSHKRYATVGDVIVVSIKEAAPDAAIKKGTVAKAVVVRTAKELRRPDGTHIRFDRNAAVIINAQGEPVGTRIFGPVARELRWKNFMKIISLAPEVL; encoded by the coding sequence GTGGTCCAGTTAAGAAGCATATTAGATGTAGCTGATAATTCAGGAGCCAAGAAGGTTCAATGTATAAAGGTTCTCGGTGGTTCGCACAAAAGATATGCAACAGTAGGAGATGTTATTGTCGTGAGCATAAAAGAGGCTGCACCTGATGCGGCTATAAAGAAGGGCACGGTTGCAAAAGCAGTGGTGGTAAGAACAGCAAAGGAGCTGAGGAGACCTGATGGCACCCATATAAGGTTCGATAGAAATGCTGCCGTTATTATAAATGCACAGGGAGAGCCTGTGGGAACGCGGATATTTGGACCGGTTGCGCGAGAACTCAGGTGGAAAAATTTTATGAAGATTATATCTCTGGCGCCAGAGGTGCTTTAA
- the rpsQ gene encoding 30S ribosomal protein S17, with translation MTIKRKRYTGKVISNKMDKTVVVAIERLVQHPLYKKIVKRITRLKAHDEKNECKIGDIVSIVETRPLSKEKRWMVLEIVKKAE, from the coding sequence ATGACAATAAAGAGAAAAAGATATACAGGTAAAGTAATAAGCAACAAGATGGATAAAACCGTTGTAGTAGCAATTGAGAGGCTTGTGCAACATCCGCTGTATAAGAAAATCGTTAAAAGGATTACAAGGCTCAAGGCACACGATGAAAAGAATGAATGCAAGATTGGAGATATAGTCTCTATCGTAGAAACCCGTCCCCTTAGTAAAGAAAAGCGGTGGATGGTTCTTGAGATTGTAAAGAAGGCTGAATAA
- the rpmC gene encoding 50S ribosomal protein L29 produces the protein MKVTELRTMTIDELKNKEKELKRELFNLRAQQVMGEIENPMRIRQVRKNIARVKTIITEKGLRGKG, from the coding sequence ATGAAGGTTACAGAATTGAGAACCATGACTATAGATGAGTTAAAAAATAAAGAAAAGGAACTGAAACGGGAGCTTTTTAATCTCAGGGCTCAGCAGGTCATGGGTGAGATTGAGAATCCGATGAGGATACGCCAGGTCAGAAAAAATATAGCGAGGGTAAAGACCATAATTACAGAAAAAGGATTGAGGGGTAAGGGTTAA
- the rplP gene encoding 50S ribosomal protein L16 gives MLMPKKVKHRKKQKGRMNGISYRGSEVTFGEYGLKALEPGWISSRQIEAARIAMTRHVKRGGKIWIRIFPDKPITRKPAETRMGKGKGSPEFWVAVVKPGRIVYEMAGVTEEIAREAFRLASHKLPVATQFVKRHEGM, from the coding sequence ATGTTAATGCCTAAAAAAGTAAAGCACAGAAAAAAACAAAAGGGCAGAATGAACGGAATATCTTATAGGGGTTCAGAGGTTACATTTGGTGAATATGGACTTAAGGCGTTAGAGCCGGGTTGGATTTCAAGTCGCCAGATAGAGGCTGCTCGTATAGCGATGACGAGGCATGTAAAGAGAGGTGGCAAGATATGGATCAGGATATTCCCGGATAAACCAATAACTAGAAAACCTGCTGAGACAAGAATGGGCAAGGGTAAAGGCAGTCCTGAATTCTGGGTAGCTGTAGTAAAACCAGGCAGGATTGTATATGAAATGGCAGGGGTTACAGAAGAGATTGCAAGGGAGGCATTTCGTCTTGCATCGCATAAACTTCCTGTTGCTACTCAGTTTGTTAAGAGACACGAGGGGATGTGA
- the rpsC gene encoding 30S ribosomal protein S3, whose protein sequence is MGQKTHPIGNRLGIIKTWNSRWFAEKGYSELLLEDLKIKKLLKERLFHAGISKIEIERLSQKVRVFIYTARPGIIIGKRGAEVDRLSKELESLTRKQVSIEIKEVRKPEIDPQLVAENVALQIERRVAFRRAMKKAVASALRFGAQGTKIACSGRLGGAEIARTEWYREGRVPLHTFRADIDYGFAEAKTTYGQIGVKVWMYRGELLPEKKSTG, encoded by the coding sequence TTGGGACAGAAGACTCATCCAATCGGAAACAGGCTTGGAATCATTAAGACATGGAACTCAAGATGGTTTGCAGAGAAAGGATATTCAGAACTGCTTCTTGAGGACCTGAAGATTAAAAAATTACTTAAAGAAAGGCTATTTCATGCAGGGATTTCTAAGATAGAGATAGAACGATTGAGTCAGAAGGTAAGGGTATTTATATATACAGCAAGGCCAGGGATAATCATCGGGAAAAGGGGTGCAGAGGTAGATCGACTCAGTAAAGAACTCGAATCCCTTACGAGAAAACAGGTAAGCATCGAGATAAAAGAGGTGAGAAAGCCAGAAATAGACCCCCAGCTCGTGGCCGAGAATGTTGCTTTACAGATTGAAAGAAGGGTAGCATTCAGAAGGGCTATGAAGAAAGCGGTTGCCTCTGCCTTAAGGTTCGGTGCTCAGGGAACAAAGATAGCCTGCTCCGGAAGGCTTGGAGGTGCTGAAATAGCCCGAACAGAATGGTATAGAGAAGGACGTGTACCCCTTCATACATTCAGGGCTGATATTGATTATGGGTTTGCAGAGGCAAAGACAACCTATGGTCAAATAGGCGTAAAGGTATGGATGTATAGGGGTGAATTGCTTCCTGAAAAGAAGTCAACAGGTTAA